A region from the Mya arenaria isolate MELC-2E11 chromosome 2, ASM2691426v1 genome encodes:
- the LOC128224120 gene encoding uncharacterized protein LOC128224120, protein MGLTHNAFAFSHNAFKCIKYYPQCIEKNIMAAQADNTLSLSEKNKKRGCNFSAYEREILITEYEKVKDKLNNAKVSQDAKQKMWDCIGSAVSLAGVGIRTGKDVRNKFHNLNRVAKSTEMQQRKHLKGTGGGPPSEKPPEEVLRLININKADPGFSGIPGGLETTIAAEKELKVDELPNGDVVIQVIPESDSEAERRAVFDLDTIELDRGSQSTGKEFQSRMQSSSNQQVKKMKTSLQEKVQTAQLEWFEGQNKKVELEMELLREKIATSREKRKLFKALQIELKGKDDMDIIPLVCDE, encoded by the exons ATGGGGTTGACCCataatgcatttgctttttcccacaatgcatttaaatgcataaagTATTACCcacaatgcattgaaaaaaacataatggcTGCCCAAGCAGACAACACTTTGTcattgtcagaaaaaaataagaaaagagGTTGCAACTTTAGTGCATATGAGAGGGAAATTCTCATAACTGAATATGAAAAAGTAAAGGACAAATTAAATAACGCAAAGGTATCACAAGATGCGAAACAAAAGATGTGGGATTGTATTGGAAGTGCTGTTTCACTTGCTGGAGTTGGGATAAGAACAGGAAAAGATGTGAGAAACAAATTTCACAACTTGAACCGGGTTGCAAAGTCAACAGAAATGCAACAAAGAAAGCATTTGAAGGGAACAGGGGGTGGACCACCATCTGAAAAACCGCCCGAGGAGGTGCTCCGCCTTATTAACATCAATAAGGCAGACCCAGGCTTCAGTGGGATTCCTGGTGGGCTAGAAACCACAATTGCAGCAGAGAAGG aattaaaGGTCGATGAGCTGCCAAATGGTGATGTGGTTATTCAAGTCATACCAGAATCagat TCAGAAGCAGAGAGACGTGCAGTGTTCGATTTGGAC ACGATAGAATTAGACAGAGGAAGCCAGTCCACCGGCAAGGAATTCCAAAGTAGAATGCAATCCTCGAGTAATCAGcaagtgaaaaaaatgaa AACATCTCTGCAGGAAAAGGTGCAGACAGCTCAACTGGAATGGTTCGaaggacaaaataaaaaagttgagcTGGAGATGGAGCTTTTGAGGGAAAAGATCGCAACGTCTAGGGAGAAAAGGAAGCTGTTTAAAGCTTTGCAAATAGAGTTGAAGGGGAAGGATGACATGGACATAATTCCATTAGTTTGTGACGAATAG
- the LOC128204675 gene encoding uncharacterized protein LOC128204675 produces the protein MVQLFYYETRGKCCKKFLNHEGVPTKIHLFPYEGWAQPAMTSYWLLKTYWWSRSRVKITEVTGSQRHEVKGKVQCIKNGSIVISGKIKDRTNSDYRMYLTSNVDSADFQLGYCVTGTLERGRKKSEKGLSLTHYAMIKRRGY, from the exons ATGGTGCAGTTATTTTACTACGAGACACGAGGGAAATGTTGCAAGAAGTTTTTGAACCATGAAGGGGTTCCGACAAAGATTCATTTGTTCCCATATGAAG GTTGGGCACAACCAGCAATGACGTCATATTGGTTGCTGAAAACCTATTGGTGGAGTAGGTCACGTGTAAAAATTACAGAAGTCACTGGCTCGCAAAGGCATGAAGTAAAGGGCAAGGTTCAGTGTATCAAAAATGGTTCTATCGTtatttctggtaaaataaaagACAGAACGAACAGCGATTACAGAATGTATCTCACATCGAATGTTGATAGTGCTGATTTCCAACTTGGCTATTGTGTGACAGGAACGCTTGAAAGGGGACGTAAGAAGTCAGAAAAGGGACTTAGTCTGACACATTATGCCATGATTAAACGAAGAGGGTACTAA